CCGCTTTCCCGAGGACGAGGCCGGCCTGCTCGCCCTTCCCGGCATCGGCCGGTACACGGCGGGCGCCATTCGGGCCATCGCCTTCGACCAGCCAGCCTCGGCGGTCGACGGCAACGTCGAGCGGGTGATCGCGCGGCTCTACGCCATCGAGACGCCGCTGCCCGACGCCAAGCCCGACATCCAGGTCCGCGCCGCCCGGCTGGTGCCGCAGCAGCGTGCCGGCGACTACGCGCAGGCCATGATGGATCTCGGCGCCACGGTCTGCATCCCGCGCACCCCGCGCTGCGTGATCTGTCCGCTGATGCAGAACTGCAAAGGCCGCAAGCTCGGCCTCGCCGAGGAGCTGCCGCGCCGCGCGCCCAAGGCCGAGAAGCCGACCCGCCGCGGCCTCGCCTTCGTGCTGCTGCGCAAGGACGGCGCCGTGCTGCTGCGCAAGCGGCCGACCAAGGGACTGCTGGGCGGCATGGACGAGGTTCCCTCGAGCCCGTGGCGCGAGGGCACGTTCGCGGCGGCCACGTCGCTGGCCGAGGCACCGGTACCGGCGCGCTGGACGGTGATGGACGGTCTCGTCCGCCACACCTTCACGCACTTCCATCTCGAACTCACCATAGCCCGCGCCATCGCGACGACGGGGCGGCTCGCCGGGCTGGCGCCCGGCACGAGCTGGTGCGAACTCGACAAACTCGACGAACGCGCCCTGCCCACCGTCATGCGCAAGGTGATCGAGCACGCCGTCAAGGCTTAGGATTACATCAAAAAGAGCCCGTCGCCTCGACCGGAGCCGAGCGTAGCGAGGCGAAGTGGAGAGGCCTTCTCTCCACAATCAGTCGGCTATTCGTGGAGAAAAGGTCCCTCCACTCCGCGCTGGAGCCTGCCCCGAGGGCATCCGAGGGGGCGCTTCGGTCGAGACGACGGATATTGCCTAAAGACCCGCGCGGACCTGCTGGCGGAGATGGTCGATCGGGCGGCGCGCGCCGGCGACGTCGATGTGCCAGAAAGTCCAGCCGTTGCACGCGGGCGCACCCTGCACCGCCGCGCCGACCTGGTGGATCGAGCCGCGATGGTCGCCCAGCGAATTCGAGGCCGACAGCGAACCGTCGGCGCGCACGCGGGCGTGCAA
This DNA window, taken from Reyranella humidisoli, encodes the following:
- the mutY gene encoding A/G-specific adenine glycosylase; this translates as MTHADRLLAWYDRHRRTLLWRAAPGERTAPYRVWLSEIMLQQTTVATVGEYFHRFLERWPTVEALAEAPLDDVLSAWAGLGYYARARNLHACAQVVAGTHGGRFPEDEAGLLALPGIGRYTAGAIRAIAFDQPASAVDGNVERVIARLYAIETPLPDAKPDIQVRAARLVPQQRAGDYAQAMMDLGATVCIPRTPRCVICPLMQNCKGRKLGLAEELPRRAPKAEKPTRRGLAFVLLRKDGAVLLRKRPTKGLLGGMDEVPSSPWREGTFAAATSLAEAPVPARWTVMDGLVRHTFTHFHLELTIARAIATTGRLAGLAPGTSWCELDKLDERALPTVMRKVIEHAVKA